Proteins found in one Deltaproteobacteria bacterium genomic segment:
- a CDS encoding 2-oxoacid:acceptor oxidoreductase family protein, which produces MTQSGKAVKLPVKNDLGFFEIRMESIGGLGANVAGKILTEAAIIGMGMNGAGFASYGSEKKGTPIKAFVRICEGGQQVRINSPVEEPHVLAIFHEAMVKSVPVTAGAVPGKTVVILNTGKTPAQARDFLKLEGGKVGVVDAMEIAMATGSRVNMVMMGAIMKASAFFEWKAVEDTIQAQFGKKYASLMKANMSALKRGFDEVKFEEFAKDGKYPARPFQRQVPKLGYENAPIGGTIYSVGNNRFKDLSASRTGVIPLFIKEKCTGCGECDITCPDYCFVWERGKDPKTGKDGMILLGIDYQYCKGCMRCTFICKFGALVEGKENEHDVEAITVRHKAMK; this is translated from the coding sequence ATGACCCAGAGCGGCAAGGCGGTGAAACTGCCGGTGAAGAACGACCTCGGGTTCTTCGAGATCCGGATGGAGAGCATCGGCGGGTTGGGCGCGAACGTGGCGGGGAAGATCCTCACCGAGGCGGCGATCATCGGGATGGGGATGAACGGCGCCGGGTTCGCCTCGTACGGTTCGGAGAAGAAGGGGACGCCGATCAAGGCGTTCGTGCGGATCTGCGAGGGCGGACAGCAGGTCCGGATCAACAGCCCGGTGGAGGAGCCGCACGTCCTCGCGATCTTCCACGAGGCGATGGTGAAGTCGGTCCCCGTGACGGCGGGCGCGGTCCCCGGCAAGACGGTCGTGATCCTCAACACGGGCAAGACCCCGGCGCAGGCGCGGGACTTCCTCAAGCTCGAAGGCGGGAAGGTCGGCGTCGTCGACGCGATGGAGATCGCGATGGCGACCGGCTCGCGGGTCAACATGGTGATGATGGGCGCCATCATGAAGGCGTCGGCGTTCTTCGAATGGAAGGCGGTCGAGGATACGATCCAGGCCCAGTTCGGGAAGAAATACGCCTCCCTGATGAAGGCGAACATGTCGGCCCTCAAGCGCGGGTTCGACGAGGTGAAATTCGAGGAGTTCGCGAAGGACGGCAAGTATCCGGCGCGGCCGTTCCAGCGCCAGGTGCCGAAGCTCGGGTACGAGAACGCCCCCATCGGCGGCACGATCTACTCGGTGGGGAACAACCGGTTCAAGGACCTGTCCGCCTCCCGTACCGGGGTCATCCCCCTCTTCATCAAGGAGAAGTGCACGGGGTGCGGCGAATGCGACATCACCTGCCCCGACTACTGCTTCGTGTGGGAGAGGGGGAAGGATCCCAAGACGGGGAAGGACGGCATGATCCTGCTCGGGATCGACTACCAGTATTGCAAGGGGTGCATGCGGTGCACCTTCATCTGCAAGTTCGGCGCCCTGGTCGAGGGCAAGGAGAACGAGCACGACGTCGAAGCGATCACCGTTCGCCACAAGGCGATGAAATAA
- the recR gene encoding recombination mediator RecR encodes MTAVYPKPLRRLVVLLSRLPGIGEKTATRLSMFLLSMPPEFVRELGAAIAGIPESVIKCSKCFNIADEDPCAFCADPVRRDDLICVVEGPADIVPIEKSGEFKGRYHVLGGAISPIDGVMPDDLRVRELLERTARGGVSEVILATNLTAEGESTASYLAEVLKARNIRVSRIAYGLPMGADLEYADEITVGRAMKGRREL; translated from the coding sequence GTGACCGCGGTCTATCCGAAACCGCTGCGCCGCCTCGTCGTCCTCCTCTCCCGCCTTCCCGGGATCGGGGAGAAGACGGCCACGCGCCTGTCGATGTTCCTCCTTTCGATGCCGCCCGAGTTCGTCCGCGAGCTGGGAGCGGCCATCGCCGGGATTCCCGAATCCGTGATAAAATGTTCCAAGTGCTTTAATATCGCCGACGAGGACCCATGCGCTTTTTGCGCCGACCCCGTGCGCCGGGATGACCTGATCTGCGTCGTGGAAGGTCCCGCCGATATCGTCCCGATCGAAAAAAGCGGGGAGTTCAAGGGGAGGTACCACGTCCTCGGCGGGGCGATCTCGCCGATCGACGGCGTCATGCCGGACGACCTCCGGGTGCGAGAGCTCCTGGAGCGGACGGCCCGCGGCGGCGTTTCCGAGGTGATCCTGGCGACGAACCTCACGGCCGAGGGGGAGTCCACGGCGTCTTACCTCGCCGAGGTCCTCAAGGCGCGCAACATCCGTGTGAGCCGGATCGCCTACGGGCTCCCGATGGGAGCGGACCTCGAGTACGCCGACGAGATCACCGTCGGCCGGGCGATGAAGGGGCGGCGGGAATTGTGA